A single region of the Salvia splendens isolate huo1 chromosome 18, SspV2, whole genome shotgun sequence genome encodes:
- the LOC121777848 gene encoding berberine bridge enzyme-like 13, producing the protein MRKHGQAADQVVDARIIDVNGRILDRKSMGEDLIGRTLEQNATQLVQKWQPIAPKFDHDLFVRVILVPENLSSGLQGRNKTIRAIFNSLFLGKINTLLPLMQESFPELGLMREDCTEMSWIESVLSFAGFPIDAPEMLLNRTQPAVRYFKAKSDYVQKPILESGLEGIWRLMYEAVADQSVIIFSPYGGRMDEIPASTTPFPHRAGNLYKIQHLIFWDESENQDSESYLSWMRRLYKYLTPYVSCSPRQAYLNYRDLGIGVNNPKGKTSYARASVWGTKYFLDNFDRLDLVKTVVDPQNFFKNEQSIPPLH; encoded by the exons ATGCGTAAACATGGCCAGGCCGCGGATCAGGTCGTTGACGCGAGAATAATCGACGTCAACGGCAGAATCCTAGACAGGAAATCAATGGGCGAGGATCT CATAGGCAGGACGCTGGAGCAAAACGCGACTCAACTAGTACAGAAATGGCAACCCATCGCGCCCAAATTCGACCATGATTTATTCGTGAGAGTCATCCTAGTACCGGAGAATCTTAGCTCCGGCTTACAGGGTAGAAACAAGACGATTCGGGCTATATTCAACTCACTATTCCTCGGTAAAATCAACACATTGCTTCCGTTGATGCAGGAGAGCTTCCCTGAGTTAGGGTTAATGAGAGAAGACTGCACAGAGATGAGCTGGATCGAATCCGTCTTATCCTTCGCGGGTTTCCCCATCGATGCACCCGAAATGCTGCTCAACAGAACTCAACCTGCGGTGAGATACTTCAAAGCGAAATCCGACTACGTGCAGAAGCCCATCCTCGAATCCGGGCTTGAAGGCATATGGAGGCTGATGTACGAGGCGGTGGCCGACCAATCTGTGATCATCTTCAGCCCTTATGGCGGGAGGATGGACGAGATTCCGGCCTCCACCACTCCGTTTCCTCATAGGGCCGGAAACTTGTACAAGATCCAACACCTGATATTCTGGGACGAGAGCGAGAATCAAGATTCCGAGAGCTATCTAAGCTGGATGAGGAGGCTTTACAAGTACTTGACTCCTTATGTGTCGTGCTCACCTAGGCAAGCGTACCTCAACTACAGAGATCTCGGCATTGGTGTCAATAACCCTAAAGGGAAGACGAGCTATGCACGAGCGAGCGTTTGGGGTACGAAGTATTTTTTGGATAATTTCGATCGTCTTGATCTGGTGAAGACAGTGGTTGATCCGCAGAATTTCTTCAAGAACGAACAAAGCATTCCACCGTTGCACTGA